Proteins found in one Vallitalea guaymasensis genomic segment:
- the rplU gene encoding 50S ribosomal protein L21: MYAIIETGGKQYKVAEGDSIRIEKLGVAAGETVTFDKVLMISNDNGLTVGNPTVSNATVTATVEAEGKNKKVIVYKYKAKKGYHKKQGHRQPFTEVKIEKING, encoded by the coding sequence ATGTACGCAATTATTGAAACTGGTGGAAAGCAATATAAAGTTGCTGAAGGTGATTCAATTAGAATCGAAAAATTAGGAGTAGCTGCTGGCGAAACTGTAACATTTGACAAAGTTTTAATGATATCTAATGACAATGGTTTAACTGTTGGTAATCCAACTGTTAGCAATGCTACTGTAACTGCAACTGTTGAAGCAGAAGGCAAAAACAAAAAAGTTATAGTTTACAAGTACAAAGCTAAAAAAGGTTATCATAAAAAGCAAGGTCATAGACAACCATTTACTGAAGTTAAAATCGAAAAGATTAACGGGTAA
- the yhbY gene encoding ribosome assembly RNA-binding protein YhbY, which yields MTSKQRAYLRRLANDIEPIFQVGKSGVTPEITEAISDALEARELIKINVLKNCLYTPKDICYVLAERTRSSVVQQIGRKIVLYRESKENAKIILP from the coding sequence ATAACAAGTAAACAAAGAGCCTATCTAAGACGATTGGCCAATGATATAGAACCAATATTCCAGGTTGGTAAGTCAGGGGTAACTCCTGAAATAACAGAAGCCATATCTGATGCATTAGAAGCTAGAGAATTAATTAAAATTAATGTATTAAAGAATTGTTTATACACACCAAAGGATATATGTTATGTTTTAGCAGAAAGAACAAGATCAAGTGTAGTACAGCAGATTGGAAGAAAGATTGTACTATATAGAGAATCTAAGGAAAACGCTAAGATTATATTGCCATAA
- a CDS encoding metal-dependent hydrolase gives MNIKYLGHSAFYMEAGNYSAIIDPFITDNPQCTATVDDFKNLNHIFVTHGHGDHLGDAVELAIKTNATIITNFELGNYLLFNNKNISVHTMHIGGSAIIDDVSIKMTNALHGSCVITTDQEIIYAGNPCGFLINYDGIKIYHAGDTGLTLDMKLLEDEHVNAALLPIGGNFTMDIPDACKAVDFVKPDLAIPMHYNTFPPIKADPYKFQESASCKVKVMDINQVITI, from the coding sequence ATGAACATAAAGTATCTAGGGCATTCTGCTTTTTATATGGAAGCTGGGAATTACAGTGCCATAATTGACCCTTTCATAACAGATAACCCACAATGTACAGCTACAGTTGATGACTTTAAAAATCTTAATCATATATTTGTAACCCATGGTCATGGAGACCATTTAGGTGATGCTGTTGAACTAGCTATAAAGACTAATGCAACTATCATTACCAATTTTGAATTAGGCAACTATCTATTATTTAACAACAAAAACATATCTGTACATACTATGCATATTGGAGGAAGTGCAATAATAGATGATGTATCCATCAAAATGACTAATGCTCTTCATGGTTCCTGTGTAATCACAACTGACCAAGAAATCATTTATGCAGGGAATCCATGTGGATTTTTAATTAATTATGATGGTATCAAAATATATCATGCAGGTGACACAGGACTCACACTAGATATGAAACTGTTAGAAGATGAACATGTCAATGCAGCTTTGTTACCCATAGGGGGTAATTTTACAATGGATATACCTGATGCTTGTAAAGCAGTAGACTTTGTAAAACCTGATTTGGCGATACCTATGCACTATAATACTTTTCCACCTATTAAGGCAGATCCATATAAATTTCAAGAATCAGCTTCTTGTAAAGTCAAGGTAATGGATATCAACCAAGTCATTACAATATAG
- a CDS encoding helix-hairpin-helix domain-containing protein, whose amino-acid sequence MKKYLRFISITMMLLIIINLSNFSSLARPITFNDMDITLAKVVEVISGEAIKVIEEDSNSNKTVKLIKMIGIDTDSSTEAMEYTYNRLLGKRVMLLPDSKDSTFDKLEGWSYKYVYLLSSKSLSEELLEQGLANLDDSYNQAEQYSDLDKAMLKAKEEKKGIWENYNNKNATIGVNINTATYTDLVDVLEDTTSSMAYSIVNYRKYNPFNSVEEIKFCNTAFTKEWFDKNRNKMSVISNISTASFEELKSLFNDTELGDKMAKNIVEYRLYNLINSLYEVRRIPGMYHNYSKVEEFIALKPVNDYVEKEIKVVNLNTASIKQIRRTCFFSVNRADQIVKERNNQKYIIKSLGELEKKGYISRYEINRYSDNFSLLTNINTAKEYELESLFGFIDIKEETRDNIVKRIVDNRPYTAKNEVESIMTSAYYDKLKPYIYAVDSEIPEYININITDRYNAVELFNMNDKEAEKYLKNRIRYTFSKNINFDYANYVSDFSLFTNLNTASRYELENIYGRVWKDSKYQYVRIPKEIIDDIISFREDQPFCSLDEVSEIFSKHKQKTIYNNIKDYLVFY is encoded by the coding sequence ATGAAAAAATATTTAAGATTTATTTCGATAACAATGATGTTGTTAATAATAATTAATTTAAGTAATTTTTCTAGTTTAGCAAGACCGATAACCTTCAATGATATGGACATAACTCTTGCAAAAGTTGTGGAAGTAATTAGTGGTGAGGCCATCAAAGTAATTGAAGAAGATAGTAATTCTAACAAAACTGTTAAACTTATTAAAATGATAGGTATTGATACTGATTCTTCTACTGAAGCTATGGAATATACTTATAACCGTTTGTTAGGCAAACGAGTTATGCTGTTGCCGGATTCTAAGGATTCAACATTTGACAAGTTAGAGGGTTGGAGTTATAAATATGTTTATTTGCTATCAAGTAAATCTCTAAGTGAAGAATTATTGGAACAGGGATTAGCTAATTTGGATGATTCATATAATCAAGCTGAACAGTATAGTGATTTAGATAAAGCCATGCTAAAAGCAAAAGAAGAGAAAAAAGGTATTTGGGAAAATTATAATAACAAAAACGCTACTATAGGAGTTAACATCAATACTGCTACTTATACTGATTTAGTAGATGTATTGGAGGATACTACTAGTTCAATGGCATATTCTATTGTTAATTATAGAAAATATAATCCATTCAATTCTGTTGAGGAGATTAAGTTTTGTAACACAGCCTTTACGAAAGAATGGTTTGATAAAAATAGAAACAAGATGTCTGTTATAAGTAATATCAGTACAGCATCATTTGAAGAATTGAAATCATTGTTTAATGATACTGAATTAGGCGATAAGATGGCAAAGAATATTGTAGAATATAGATTATATAACCTAATTAATAGCCTATATGAAGTTAGAAGAATACCTGGTATGTATCATAACTATTCCAAGGTAGAAGAATTCATAGCTCTAAAACCAGTTAATGACTATGTGGAAAAAGAAATTAAAGTAGTTAATCTTAATACTGCTTCTATCAAACAGATTAGAAGAACTTGCTTTTTCTCAGTAAATAGAGCTGACCAAATAGTAAAAGAAAGAAATAATCAAAAATATATTATTAAATCTTTAGGTGAATTAGAGAAAAAAGGTTATATAAGCAGATACGAGATCAATCGCTATAGTGACAATTTTTCATTGCTTACCAATATTAATACTGCTAAAGAATATGAATTGGAATCTTTATTTGGTTTTATTGATATAAAGGAAGAAACAAGAGACAACATTGTCAAGCGTATAGTTGATAATAGACCATATACAGCCAAAAATGAAGTTGAAAGTATTATGACTTCAGCTTATTATGATAAGTTAAAACCTTATATATATGCTGTGGATTCTGAAATTCCTGAGTATATTAATATTAATATCACTGATAGATATAATGCAGTTGAATTATTTAATATGAACGATAAAGAAGCTGAAAAATATCTTAAAAATAGGATTAGATATACGTTCAGTAAGAACATCAATTTTGATTATGCTAATTACGTTTCTGACTTTTCGCTATTTACTAATCTGAATACCGCATCAAGATATGAACTGGAAAATATCTATGGAAGAGTGTGGAAAGACAGTAAATATCAATATGTTAGAATACCAAAAGAAATTATTGATGATATAATAAGCTTTAGGGAAGATCAACCATTCTGTTCTTTGGATGAAGTTTCAGAGATATTCTCTAAACATAAACAAAAGACTATATATAATAATATTAAAGATTACCTGGTATTTTATTAA
- a CDS encoding Rne/Rng family ribonuclease, whose product MPYKLVVAKDEDIVYSALLDGNRRLIELGINEEDSNDLIGKIYIGKVVNVIKGMNAAFINIGRSKNAYMSLDNSSDIFYTKSNASNKLSNGDEIMVQIIKEEHGSKGCVVSPNISLTGRYVVLTKGKNFIGLSGKIKGENERKRLKDILEKYVTESYGFIIRTNAYKIQEELIENEVEELVTRYNSIIDTAKYRTCYTEIYKGINSVLKFVRDMYDIDIVEYIFDDKELYQEVRSYFEKTNPELMDKIRLYKDKNLSLMNLYGLNDKIRKALCERVWLKSGGCIVIQPTEALVSIDVNTAKFTGKKNLEETIFKTNIEAAKEIAHQIRLRNLSGIIVVDFIDMKNKEHNQQLLRELSSYVKKDRNKVFVVGMTGLGLVEMTRKKTNKPLYQQLANK is encoded by the coding sequence ATGCCATATAAATTAGTTGTTGCAAAAGATGAAGATATTGTATACAGTGCATTATTGGATGGAAATAGAAGATTGATAGAGCTTGGTATAAATGAAGAAGACAGTAATGATCTTATTGGGAAAATATATATAGGTAAAGTCGTCAATGTAATAAAAGGTATGAATGCAGCATTCATCAATATTGGACGAAGCAAAAATGCTTATATGTCCCTTGATAACAGTTCAGATATATTTTATACCAAGAGTAATGCATCTAATAAGCTCTCAAATGGTGATGAGATAATGGTTCAAATAATAAAAGAAGAGCATGGTAGTAAGGGATGTGTTGTATCACCAAATATATCTCTTACAGGTCGTTATGTGGTGCTTACTAAAGGGAAAAATTTCATTGGATTATCAGGTAAGATAAAGGGAGAAAATGAAAGGAAACGTCTTAAGGATATATTAGAAAAATACGTTACGGAATCTTATGGTTTTATTATTAGAACCAATGCTTATAAAATACAAGAAGAGCTTATTGAAAATGAAGTGGAAGAACTAGTTACAAGATATAATTCTATCATAGATACTGCTAAGTATAGAACATGTTATACGGAGATATATAAAGGTATTAACTCGGTGCTGAAATTTGTTAGAGATATGTACGATATTGATATAGTCGAATATATATTTGATGATAAAGAATTATATCAAGAAGTTAGGTCTTATTTCGAAAAAACTAATCCAGAGCTGATGGATAAAATAAGGTTGTACAAAGATAAAAATCTTTCTTTGATGAATCTATATGGATTGAATGATAAGATTAGAAAAGCTTTGTGCGAAAGAGTTTGGTTAAAATCTGGAGGTTGTATCGTTATTCAGCCTACTGAAGCATTGGTTTCTATTGATGTAAATACAGCCAAATTCACTGGTAAAAAGAATCTTGAAGAAACTATATTCAAGACCAATATTGAAGCTGCAAAGGAAATAGCTCATCAGATAAGACTTAGAAACCTATCGGGTATAATTGTTGTTGATTTCATTGACATGAAAAATAAAGAACATAATCAACAGCTTTTGAGAGAACTAAGTTCATATGTTAAAAAGGATAGGAACAAAGTTTTTGTGGTAGGAATGACAGGATTAGGTCTTGTTGAGATGACAAGAAAGAAAACTAATAAACCTCTGTATCAACAATTAGCCAATAAATAA
- the obgE gene encoding GTPase ObgE: MFVDQAKIYIKSGDGGNGCVSFRREKYVPNGGPDGGDGGKGGDIIFRVDNDLNTLYDFRHKKHFKARNGEPGKGNRMHGKNSDDLIINVPLGTIIREAETGKVIIDMAHPGMEEVLLNGGRGGKGNQHYATPTMQIPKYAQPGKSGRDLWVVLELKTIADVGLVGFPNVGKSTFLSRVTNARPKIANYHFTTLNPNLGVVDISDGKGFVIADIPGLIEGASEGVGLGHEFLKHIERTKIIVHIVDVASTEGRNPVEDINKINYELKTFNPELVKRPMVIAANKIDVMQDDKYLLELKDEFEDKGIKVYPISAVTGQGVKELLYHIHDLLKGLDDETLVYEQEYFIDSEEVKEDAFTVEVLEDNTFLVEGPKIEKMLGYTNLETEKGFAFFQKFLKENGIIEELERLGIEEGDTVKMYYLEFDFYK, translated from the coding sequence ATATTTGTAGATCAAGCTAAGATATATATAAAATCAGGTGATGGCGGTAACGGTTGTGTAAGTTTCAGAAGAGAAAAATATGTACCTAACGGTGGACCTGATGGAGGAGACGGTGGTAAGGGCGGAGACATTATCTTTCGAGTGGATAATGATCTAAATACACTATATGATTTTAGACATAAAAAACATTTCAAAGCCCGTAACGGAGAACCTGGCAAAGGTAATAGAATGCACGGCAAGAATTCTGATGATCTAATAATAAATGTACCACTTGGTACTATTATAAGAGAAGCTGAAACAGGAAAAGTAATTATTGATATGGCTCATCCTGGTATGGAAGAAGTTTTATTAAATGGTGGTCGTGGTGGTAAAGGAAATCAGCATTATGCCACTCCAACCATGCAGATACCTAAGTATGCCCAACCTGGTAAATCAGGCAGGGATCTTTGGGTCGTTTTAGAATTAAAAACAATTGCTGATGTTGGTCTTGTAGGTTTTCCTAATGTTGGTAAATCAACTTTTCTATCAAGAGTAACTAATGCTAGACCTAAAATTGCTAATTATCATTTTACAACACTAAACCCAAATCTAGGAGTTGTCGATATAAGTGATGGAAAAGGTTTTGTTATAGCAGATATTCCAGGTCTTATCGAAGGTGCTTCAGAGGGCGTTGGACTAGGTCATGAATTTTTAAAACATATTGAACGTACAAAAATCATTGTTCATATAGTGGATGTAGCTTCAACAGAAGGAAGAAATCCTGTAGAAGATATTAATAAGATAAATTATGAACTAAAAACATTCAATCCAGAGCTAGTTAAAAGACCAATGGTAATAGCTGCCAACAAAATTGATGTAATGCAAGATGATAAATATTTATTGGAATTAAAAGATGAATTTGAAGATAAAGGAATTAAAGTATACCCTATCTCTGCAGTTACAGGTCAGGGAGTGAAAGAGTTATTATACCATATTCATGACCTATTAAAAGGTTTAGATGATGAAACATTAGTCTATGAACAAGAGTATTTCATTGATAGTGAAGAAGTTAAGGAAGATGCATTTACTGTAGAGGTATTAGAAGATAATACTTTCCTAGTAGAAGGACCTAAAATAGAAAAAATGCTAGGATACACTAATCTTGAAACTGAAAAAGGGTTTGCTTTCTTCCAAAAGTTCTTAAAGGAAAATGGTATAATCGAGGAATTAGAACGCCTTGGTATAGAAGAAGGGGATACTGTTAAGATGTATTACCTTGAATTCGATTTTTATAAGTAG
- a CDS encoding TIGR03936 family radical SAM-associated protein — MLIRIKFAKEGTMKFIGHLDLIRNFQRVFKKAEFPIAYSEGFNPHPIMSIGAPLSVGITSEAEYLDVKIKEDIDINYQIKNLDLHAPEGIKILDITVLPEKAKSAMALIDAAKYKITVNNITITDDMINNLMSKNNIIITKKNKKNVLKEIDIKPGIFNIALGEDGDLLLLIATGSRMNVKPEIVLDNLCKVNDIEYNKFDFKIHRQEIYYISDNKFLPLDKIL; from the coding sequence ATGTTGATTAGAATAAAATTCGCAAAAGAAGGTACAATGAAATTTATTGGACATTTGGATTTGATAAGAAACTTTCAAAGAGTATTCAAGAAAGCTGAATTTCCAATTGCATATTCAGAAGGGTTTAACCCACATCCAATTATGTCTATAGGAGCACCACTTTCTGTAGGTATAACCAGTGAGGCGGAATACTTGGATGTTAAGATTAAGGAAGACATTGATATAAATTATCAAATCAAAAATCTTGATTTACATGCACCGGAGGGAATTAAAATTCTTGATATTACTGTACTCCCTGAGAAAGCTAAAAGTGCTATGGCATTAATTGATGCTGCTAAATATAAGATTACCGTTAATAATATTACTATTACTGATGACATGATAAATAACCTAATGTCCAAGAATAATATAATTATTACTAAAAAAAATAAAAAGAATGTTCTAAAAGAAATAGATATAAAACCAGGAATCTTCAATATCGCATTAGGAGAAGATGGCGATTTATTATTGCTAATTGCTACTGGTAGTAGAATGAATGTTAAACCTGAAATCGTGTTGGATAATCTATGTAAGGTTAATGATATAGAGTACAATAAGTTTGATTTCAAAATTCACAGACAGGAAATATATTATATCAGTGACAATAAGTTTCTTCCCTTGGATAAGATATTATAG
- a CDS encoding TIGR03960 family B12-binding radical SAM protein, whose product MDKKLKLTDDILLSVEKPARYLGNEINVVGKDINDIDIRFALCFPDVYEIGMSHVGLSILYDFLNKREDTFCERVFSPWDDLEKIMREKNIELFSLESQDDIKAFDFLGFTVQYEMSYTNILNTIDLSGMAVYSKDRSEDDPIVCAGGPCTYNPEPIADFIDFFYIGEAETTLSEILDLYKIHKNNGGTKEEFLIKLLDIEGVYVPKFYDVTYKENGEIKDFKPNHKNAKAKIKKQIVMDLTNAPYPSKPLVPLIQTVHDRVVLELFRGCARGCRFCQAGMIYRPLREKDVNVLKKQATELIKNTGHDEISLISLSSSDYTGLEELTNYLIDEFGNDKHVNLSLPSLRIDKFSLDIMSKVQELRKSSITFAPEAGSQRLRDVINKGITEEDILSGSSQAFKGGWTRVKLYFMLGLPTENYEDIEAIAKLGQDIVEEYYKLPKEVRKRKPQIVVSTSFFVPKAFTPFQWTAQDTYETFMEKQTFLNKKINKKSIKYNCHDAKTSMLEGVMARGDRKISKVIYSAWKNGATFDAWSEFFRFENWENAFEENDIDPLFYSSRERDFEEILPWDFIDTGVTKEFLYREYLRAKEGIVSENCIDSCMNCGAKSFGGGICYVD is encoded by the coding sequence ATGGATAAAAAGTTAAAACTTACAGATGATATTTTACTTAGTGTGGAAAAACCTGCAAGATATTTAGGTAATGAAATTAATGTTGTAGGTAAAGATATTAATGACATAGATATTAGATTTGCTTTATGTTTTCCTGATGTCTATGAAATAGGTATGTCCCATGTTGGATTATCTATACTTTATGATTTCCTTAATAAAAGGGAAGATACTTTTTGTGAACGTGTATTTTCTCCTTGGGATGACCTTGAAAAAATAATGAGAGAAAAAAATATTGAGCTTTTCAGTTTGGAATCACAAGATGATATAAAAGCTTTTGATTTTCTTGGATTCACAGTTCAATATGAAATGAGTTATACTAACATATTAAATACCATAGATTTATCAGGTATGGCAGTGTACAGTAAGGATAGATCAGAAGATGATCCTATTGTATGTGCTGGTGGTCCATGTACTTATAATCCTGAACCAATAGCAGATTTTATAGACTTTTTCTATATTGGAGAGGCAGAGACTACATTATCAGAAATCCTTGATCTATATAAGATTCATAAGAACAATGGAGGTACTAAAGAAGAATTCTTAATTAAACTGTTAGATATAGAAGGGGTATATGTTCCAAAATTCTATGATGTCACTTACAAAGAAAATGGTGAAATCAAAGATTTTAAGCCTAATCATAAAAATGCTAAGGCTAAGATTAAGAAGCAAATAGTGATGGATTTAACTAATGCACCTTATCCAAGCAAACCTTTAGTCCCACTTATTCAGACTGTTCATGATAGAGTAGTTTTAGAATTATTTAGAGGATGTGCTAGAGGATGCAGATTCTGTCAAGCAGGTATGATATATCGTCCTCTAAGAGAAAAAGATGTAAATGTTCTTAAGAAACAAGCTACTGAATTAATTAAAAATACAGGACATGATGAAATATCACTTATTTCATTAAGTTCAAGTGATTATACAGGTTTAGAAGAATTAACTAATTATTTGATAGATGAATTCGGTAATGATAAGCATGTCAATCTTTCTTTGCCATCACTTAGAATTGATAAATTCTCATTAGATATTATGAGCAAAGTACAAGAGTTAAGAAAAAGCAGTATTACCTTTGCTCCTGAAGCAGGCTCACAAAGATTAAGAGATGTAATAAACAAAGGTATCACAGAAGAAGATATATTGTCAGGTTCTTCACAGGCATTTAAAGGTGGTTGGACAAGAGTAAAATTATATTTTATGCTTGGACTTCCAACTGAAAATTATGAAGATATAGAAGCTATTGCAAAACTTGGACAAGATATAGTAGAAGAGTATTATAAATTGCCAAAAGAAGTTAGAAAAAGAAAACCACAAATAGTTGTGAGTACATCTTTTTTTGTTCCAAAAGCTTTCACACCATTTCAATGGACAGCACAGGATACTTATGAGACTTTTATGGAAAAGCAAACATTTCTCAATAAGAAGATAAATAAAAAGAGTATCAAATATAACTGCCATGATGCAAAAACCAGTATGTTGGAAGGTGTAATGGCTAGAGGTGATAGGAAAATATCAAAAGTCATATACAGCGCATGGAAAAATGGTGCTACATTCGATGCTTGGTCAGAATTCTTCAGATTTGAAAACTGGGAGAATGCTTTTGAAGAAAATGATATAGATCCGTTATTTTACTCTTCAAGAGAAAGAGATTTTGAAGAAATATTACCTTGGGATTTCATAGATACAGGAGTTACAAAAGAATTTTTATATAGAGAATACTTACGTGCCAAAGAAGGAATCGTTAGTGAAAATTGTATTGATTCTTGTATGAATTGTGGAGCTAAAAGTTTTGGTGGAGGTATTTGCTATGTTGATTAG
- a CDS encoding ribosomal-processing cysteine protease Prp, producing MIAVNVFTSNEIINGFELSGHAGYSEYGKDIVCAALSVLTINAINSIENFTDDLYDCSTDEQIGYMSFKILDKVSDESHLLLKSMILGIESMIEEYGSDYITLDIKEV from the coding sequence ATGATTGCTGTTAATGTATTTACGAGTAACGAGATAATAAACGGTTTTGAATTAAGTGGTCACGCAGGTTATTCTGAATATGGTAAAGATATAGTATGTGCTGCACTGTCAGTATTGACTATAAATGCTATTAACTCAATTGAGAATTTTACAGATGATTTATATGATTGTTCTACAGACGAACAGATAGGATATATGTCATTTAAAATATTGGATAAAGTCAGTGATGAATCTCATTTATTGCTGAAATCAATGATATTAGGTATAGAATCAATGATAGAAGAATACGGTAGTGATTATATAACTCTTGATATCAAGGAGGTGTAA
- the asnB gene encoding asparagine synthase (glutamine-hydrolyzing): MCGIAGWVNYNKNISEKRSVIHNMTNQLVHRGPDEYGFYYKTNVLLGHRRLVVIDPDGGKQPMTKKIGEHEYTIVYNGEIYNTNELREKLSQKGYKFESHCDTEVVLVSYIEWGEDCTTYLNGIFAFGIWEEKSKSLFLARDRLGVKPLFYAYINGSFIFGSEIKALLEFPGLEPVINENGLLELFSLGPSRVLGSGVFKNIYELKPSEFIILTSKNLYKHIYWKPITSYHTENDEDTFEHTAYLVEDSIKKQLISDVPICTFLSGGLDSSGISSIASEFFKNQSKKLTTYSIDYEDNDKFFVASDFQPSNDNIWVKRVNEYIGSQHKKITINNDMLVKALQDAVIAYDLPGMADIDSSLMLFCGKVKNDHTVALSGECADEIFGGYPWFRKQEDVYYDGFPWNRYINERKSFLSKELNKLKLEEFANTKYMDTISDIEFLDNETEHEKRIKKLTYINLKWFMLTLLTRKDRMSMYKSLEVRVPYADHRIVEYTWNIPWRIKNHNNIEKGLLRKVLSSYLPEDVTYRKKSPYPKTYNPEYSNSVKSLLKNILDDKNSPIHNLIDTKNVYNLINNDGETFITPWFGQLMKEPQFIAYLIQLNYWLEHYKIKIDY, from the coding sequence ATGTGTGGAATTGCTGGATGGGTTAATTATAATAAGAATATTAGTGAAAAAAGAAGTGTTATCCATAACATGACAAACCAATTGGTTCATAGGGGACCAGATGAATATGGTTTCTATTATAAAACCAATGTCTTGTTGGGTCATAGAAGATTAGTAGTTATTGATCCTGATGGTGGCAAACAGCCAATGACCAAAAAAATAGGAGAACATGAATATACTATTGTTTATAATGGAGAAATATATAATACTAATGAATTAAGAGAAAAACTATCTCAAAAGGGTTATAAGTTCGAGTCTCATTGTGACACTGAAGTGGTTTTAGTTTCTTATATAGAATGGGGTGAAGATTGTACTACATACCTTAATGGAATATTTGCTTTTGGTATATGGGAAGAAAAATCAAAATCCCTGTTCCTAGCAAGAGACAGGTTAGGTGTAAAACCTTTATTCTATGCTTATATCAATGGGTCATTCATATTTGGCTCTGAAATAAAAGCTTTATTGGAATTCCCTGGATTAGAACCTGTAATTAATGAAAATGGGCTATTAGAGTTGTTCAGTCTTGGACCAAGTAGAGTACTTGGCAGTGGTGTTTTTAAAAATATCTATGAGTTGAAACCTAGCGAATTTATTATTTTAACTTCAAAGAATTTGTATAAGCATATATATTGGAAGCCAATAACCAGTTATCATACAGAAAATGATGAAGACACTTTTGAACATACAGCATATTTAGTTGAAGATTCAATAAAGAAACAACTTATTTCAGATGTACCTATATGTACATTTTTATCTGGAGGACTAGATTCAAGTGGTATTTCATCTATAGCCTCTGAGTTTTTTAAGAATCAATCTAAAAAGCTCACTACTTATTCTATAGATTACGAAGACAACGATAAGTTTTTTGTAGCCTCTGATTTTCAACCAAGCAATGATAATATCTGGGTTAAGCGTGTCAATGAATACATTGGTTCCCAGCATAAAAAAATCACTATAAATAACGATATGCTGGTAAAAGCACTACAAGATGCTGTTATAGCGTATGATCTGCCTGGTATGGCTGATATCGATTCATCGCTTATGCTATTCTGTGGCAAGGTAAAAAATGATCATACAGTGGCATTATCTGGAGAATGTGCTGATGAGATATTCGGGGGATATCCTTGGTTCAGGAAACAGGAAGATGTATATTATGATGGTTTCCCATGGAACAGATACATAAATGAAAGAAAATCCTTCCTATCAAAAGAATTAAATAAGTTAAAATTAGAGGAATTTGCCAATACTAAATATATGGACACTATCAGCGATATTGAATTCTTGGATAATGAAACAGAGCATGAGAAAAGAATCAAGAAACTTACATATATTAATCTAAAATGGTTTATGCTAACATTATTGACACGTAAGGACAGGATGAGTATGTATAAGAGCCTAGAGGTCAGAGTACCATATGCTGATCATAGAATAGTAGAATATACTTGGAATATACCTTGGCGAATCAAAAACCATAATAATATAGAAAAAGGTTTATTAAGAAAAGTTCTTAGCTCATATTTGCCAGAAGATGTAACCTATAGGAAGAAATCACCTTATCCTAAAACTTATAATCCTGAATACAGTAATTCAGTAAAATCATTACTAAAAAATATATTAGATGATAAAAATAGTCCTATTCATAATCTTATTGATACTAAAAATGTATATAATCTAATTAATAATGATGGAGAAACATTTATAACACCATGGTTTGGACAATTGATGAAAGAACCACAATTCATTGCTTACCTGATTCAACTTAACTATTGGCTTGAACACTATAAGATAAAAATTGATTATTAA
- the rpmA gene encoding 50S ribosomal protein L27, producing MLRMNLQFFAHKKGVGSTKNGRDSESKRLGAKKADGQTVKAGNILYRQRGTKIHPGENVGRGGDDTLFALVDGVVKFERKGRDKKQVSVYPKAQ from the coding sequence ATGTTAAGAATGAACCTTCAATTCTTTGCTCATAAAAAAGGAGTTGGTTCTACTAAGAACGGTAGAGACTCTGAGTCAAAGAGATTAGGCGCTAAAAAAGCTGATGGACAAACTGTAAAAGCTGGAAATATTTTATATAGACAACGTGGAACTAAAATTCATCCAGGTGAAAATGTAGGTAGAGGTGGCGATGACACTTTATTTGCATTAGTTGATGGAGTAGTTAAGTTTGAAAGAAAAGGCAGAGACAAGAAGCAAGTTTCTGTATATCCAAAAGCTCAATAA